The following DNA comes from Papaver somniferum cultivar HN1 chromosome 4, ASM357369v1, whole genome shotgun sequence.
tgcatgctttttctatgaaaaatcgttaacctgttagtgtaaatattaggttgaagatgacgactgtagtttgacgaccccaaatcgttaacctgttagaatagagtcgtcgccatattaggttgaagatgacgactgTAGTTTGACGACCCCAAATTAGTGCGTAACGACTCTGGGTTGAACTTGAACTTCCTTATGTTGGAGAAAACGATAGAGTCGTCAGTAGTATATAATCCCTAGACTAGAGTCGGtaacaataaaagaaaaaaatactaaCGACTCTGCGTGACCTAGCTGAAAGAGTCGTCAATGTTCATCAAACAacgctaacgatttttcataacatgTAAAAGTTGCAGGTGCAAGTCGTCAAAATAATCTCAAAAAGGCTGACGACTACAAAGAGTCGTTAGTTTATCCTACACCCGACTATAACGACCCTCACACTGGATGTTTCAATGGTGgccttcctctatcaacatctcctcatcaaacatccaacccatatcattagttgagacaatcttaccatcaacacaatcattgttgttatttgaagcttcaccaatctcattccctccacttgaatcactcatttgtaaaaatcctaggttttcctctcaaaactcctcctcttcttctcaacacataaaacacattttccacaattttttcagattttaatctaaatacacttaccacaccaatcaaactaattaattcATAGTACTAATCATATAGGGCAGTTTTGctatttagaaaatatttttttaaggggtgacccaaattaggattgggtgacctttttttatCCCGTAATGCATGTCCGCCGATTAGAAGTTATGGCCCCCGATTAAGCTAGGCAAAAGAATGTATTGCCATTTTGCATACAAGCTAGGGAACAAACACTCAGATACAACTAATTGCTTAATTTAAAATCCTATGTCGTTGTACATATGCACCTTTCTGACTATATCCATGCATGCATTGACAGTTTCTAAAGCTGGCCGTAATTAACAATAATCATTTTCCTTGAGACTTTTTCCTTCTTCATTAAAttgtatttttcttaattagattCTTCTTTGTCGATAATCCGGCTTTGAAATATCCGAAAACAACGAAATAAAAACTCTAGAAAAATCATCTTGCTTGTACCAGTTGTTCTCTGCTCTCTAGCTTATTCCTCATAAATAGCCTACTTGTGGTTTCATGTAATGAAAGCTTAGTAATCTTAATTTCCAACGGAAAAATTATGAAGTGGGGATGCTTTTGTTATTGCAGTCCTGTCGACGAGGATAAAGAACAACCCTCCGTTATCAAGGTGAGCAACAGTACAAAAGAGCATCAATGGGAGGTTTACTCTCTTAAGGAGCTATTACAAGCTACAAACAATTTTCACGAAGATCATAAAATCGGCGAGGGAGGTTTCGGAAGTGTTTATTGGGGTAGAACAAGCAAAGGTGACGAGGTAATCATTGATTAAATTTCTTTAAGCAAATCGTGTGTTTAAAATTTGGTAGATTTTCAATTATTGATAGATGATTATGAAACGGTTAACAGATTGCGGTGAAACGACTAAAGGCCGTGACAATGAAGGCAGAAATGGAATTTGCAGTTGAAGTGGAAATACTTGGAAGGGTCAGACACAAGAATTTGTTGGGTTTAAGAGGATTTTATGTTGGAGGTGACGAAAGGCTTATAGTTTATAATTTCATGCCAAATCATAGCTTAATCACTCATTTGCACGGTCATCTTGCAGCCGATGTGTTATTGGATTGGCCTAGAAGAATGAACATCGTGCTCGGATCCGCAGAGGGATTAGTGTAAGTACTCAGTTACACCTGCAtgctgatcttgctattttaaaGACTAACACTAAAAGAAACCaccaatttcattttgtaggtatTTGCATCATGAGGCCAACCCGCACATAATACATAGGGATATCAAGGCAAGTAATGTGCTACTTGATGCCAAATTTGAAGCAAAAGTAGCTGATTTCGGGTTCGCGAAACTAATCCCCGAAGGCGTAAGTCATGTGACAACCAGAGTAAAAGGTACGTTGGGATACTTAGCTCCTGAATATGCAATGTGGGGAAAAGTATCAGAAAGTTGTGATGTTTATAGTTTTGGAATTCTACTTCTTGAAATCATTAGTGGTAAAAAGCCTCTTGAGAAACTCCCCGGCGGGATAAAGCGTGATATCATCCAATGGGTTACTCCTTATGTTGAAAAAGCAAATTACAATGACATTGTTGATCCAAGGTTAAAGGGTAACTTTAATAAAGAAGAACTGAAGAATGCAGTTGAGATTGCTCTTCGTTGTACGGCTAAACCGGAGAAGCGGCCAAGTATGATTGAAGTTGTTGATCGGTTAAAGAACGGTATTATTAGTACTCATAAGAAAGAAGTTATGCAAGTAAAAGATTGTCTGGATGTCAGTGAAGATCAGTACACAATTGAAgattatgaagatgaagaggaggaTGAGGATACTGATTATGAAAGATTTCAATCAAGAGCTAAAAGAAATTGGGATGAACTGAAAATTAGATATTGATATGCGGATTTGGGTGCCTTTGTATTGTACGTATATATAATTATAACAAGAACAAACACTTGTGTGTAACAAAGTATGTGCTGTAATGTAGATGGCCCTGGTTTGAACTTTTGAGTCATGTTGTTCTACATCTTAATAAGGTCTATGCTGTTGCGAAATAGATTTAGATAAAGAATCTATATGCAACTTCTACCGGTATCATCTCTGACCATTGCGAGTACGGTTCCAGCCGTTTAGCCGCCTTGCCGCACAAAAGCTGCACAAAAGCTGCACAACATTATACTGTAAAATAAATGAAAGACTTGAGTTGTAGTTGCACTAACTTTAAGGTTTGATGGACTTACACAGCATTCAATCGAGCAAAAACAGGATTTAATCTTTCGATAAGTAAAACAGGGCAAATGACATAAACCATCTGGGCAGAATAAAACAAACAGAGAAGACGAATCAACCACTAACAATGGCATCTGGTTATGAAATCTAAACAATGCTATTGCTAGGCCGGCCAGCCGTAATAATCATACGAGAGATTCGATATTCCATTTTTcgtcctaatgtgaaattgtccGACATGAATCATAAACTATACTAGGCCGGCTGGGCGGCCTGGCCATAGTTATTGACATGTAGACTTGTCCCTCTCAATTTTTCCTAGTCTTAACAAAAAAGATTACAGTAGGATTGTATTTTGGAACTGCTTATATACTTGCACACTTAAGGTTGTGTTTGATAACAGAGAAAGGAAACAGTTCCATGAAAAGTGTTTTCATGGAATCAGTTTCTTAGGGGAAGCAAGGAAAGACTTTCTACGGAATTCCATGTAATTGAATTTAAAACATATTTTAATCCACGctttttatataattaattttttgatcaaaCGACGTTTAAAACATGTTATTTCTATGGAAAGATGGCTAATTCCATGATATTAATTCCTATCAAACACAACATTACGGAAACAAGAAAGATGGACGTAGAACCCTCAAAGACTTCCTCATCTGCTACTACTGAAGCAATTCCAATGAATGGTGGAGATGGTCGTAACAGCTATGCCAATAACTCGTCTCTTCGGGTAATATGAACTTCTTACTGATATTCATTAGAAATGATGCATACTAATTTAACTGACAAAACCAAATTGATTTCctgtttcttttgcagagaattgTTGTCGATGGGACCAAATCGATGATTGACGAGGCAATTGCAAAATATCTTGACATACAAATTAACCCATTATCAAACACTTTTAGGATAGTAGATATGGGTTGCTCTGTGGGACCAAATACGTTCATTGCGATGCAAAACGTAATCAAAGCAGTTGATCTTAAATACAGTAAAAACTCTATAAAATTAATGCCGTTGggaccatcaaaatttattaattaaacgAGATATCAAttaatcgataaattaataattattaatttatatattaattaatattttattaacttATAGATGAATTCCATATCAAAAGTTTAGATAAAATTGATGCTTTCGTCATTGTAAATTTCTATCCACAAATAACACAAGTTTAGACAATTTGGATGAACATACATACAGTGAAATCACTCAAGATTTACAAAATTTGATCGAGAAGTTGGGCTATCGCAATTCAATGAATTTCGAAGATGTCCTAAATTATCagaaagaaaatgaagttacACAGTTGTTGATTGATGAAGAAATAATCGAGAGCATTATGGGAATTGATAAAGatgtggaagaagatgatgaaagttctACAATAGAGCCCCCTTCACGAAACGAGGCTATTAAAGCGGCAATCACATTGAATAATTTCTTActgaggtatgagaaaacaacaccaaaaattcttacaatgataagaaaaattagtgATAAAATTCAATGCGATATTTATTTTAGCAAAAAAACAAAAGACAgttaaatcatttttcaaaaaatcttcgtaaatcattaatgtattgaatatatatatgcattattaatttatatttcacatGGGATATACATAGGTAATCAAAaatgtattatcttataattttagcgaattattaatttggcacgttgtccccgTCTCGGGACcggccaaaaatattatttaaaaaaatttatcaaataatcgagtattaattaaaagagtttttaTTGTACCGTAAACCTGGTTTAATAATCCCTGAATTTCATGTGTTCTTTAATGACCACAAATTGAATGATTTCAACCCCTTTTTCTATCCCACACACCAGAAAGGCCTTACTTTGCTGCCGGAGTACCCGGTTCTTTCCACACCGGTTTGTTTCCAGAGGGCACTCTTCGTATAGTTCACTCTACAAACTCACTTCATTGGTTGTCTCGGTACCAAGAGAAGTGTTAGACATCAATTCTCCTGCTTATAATAGAGGAAGAATCCATTACACAAATGCTAGACATGAAGTGTTTGAAGCTTATTCAACTCAGTATGCCAAAGAAGTCCTCTGTGGGGGCTTATTACGGCTCACTGTATCAGCCATCCCAGATGAGGCCCCACCTACTCATTTCCACCTTGGGTCCTTTTTTGATGTTTTGGGATCTTGTCTTATGGACATGGCTAGGATGGGaagagttttttttctttctcttgatatttgtttttataCAGAGGAGATCACTAGATCGAGCTCAATTGCCAAAAAGGAGAAATTCCTCTGAATTGTTTGTATTTATTTTGCAGGGAATAGTGGAAGAAGCTAAGGTAGACTCATTCAATGTGCCGGTGTACACGACAACACCacgagaaataaagaaattggtaGAGAGAAATGAGTGTTTTAATATAGAGGGAATAATAGATATTTTTCCTCAAGAAAATAACTTCAAGTGGTTTTCTGGACAAACATATAGTGACCATACAAGAGTTATCATGGAAGGGAATATAAAATTACACTTTGGATGTAGCGAGCATACAATTGATCACCTTTTCCAGCATTTATATCCTAAGAAATTTGAAgatactcttgcaaatttgttgAAGTCTGTGGGAAAAACTACTGTGTTGTTTATTATTCTCAGACGCAAATGACAATCTTACTTGTTTACTAGTTTGATCACTATATGAATCTCtttggtatgttttttttttctttttcttctggttCTCCTAGTGGTGGTGTAAGGTTTTACATggtaattgtttgttgagggatTCAGGTTGAGTGTgtgtgtcttttttttttgaagttttaaGAGTATCCTTATTCTGGTAAGATACCTGAACGTGTGcaatgttagagcgttgctcggtcgaactcacaagtgttgttatcaaAAGCTTGTTggcaaatttagttgtcaaaactatatcttgatttctagtttagaattagttaagtctcggattaggatataaatgtagttgagaaacagaggaTTACATCAGTCATCATTGTGTTCttccgtttgaaggcgaagatcaaccgaagcttttggagaacttcattaacaataggtaagtgaagattgaaccacctatatctcaagttatattcacttttctatcatctgagacgatgtcgcataacaaGTAGACTAGTatacatagacaagaatttcgagtcaagtttatcttgatagtttctcggaatataatgactaagcttaatgaacatttgttcatacttaatgaatttcaattaaggaaaatttattgttcggaatcaaaatcgtgattcatgtttcattattcgaaaatagcctggaacagtgatatgacTATAggttcaggaatgtttcgaatcgatttagagaataatatagaactactatagattcaaATAAAAGACAGGATGTACGTTGATCAATCTAGTAGATACtacgacctagtttgttggatatgactagaCTGATTCTTTgacaattggtctttggtaccgtccgagtaatctctttgtgattaggtttacagacttgtttctgtaaacgttctaatcgcgagagagtgagatataactctagatattattccttgattgagtttatatctcggagttgtattgagtttgtccatgcagattgcctaagaaaaaagtagtGGTGTAATTTTGGttcccccgcgttttcaattggtatcagagaaggcaaacatgcGAAGACCTAATAGTTGATGTTTTATTTGAGTCCCCTAAATCTTCATGTTATCCAAATGCCAAAAAATGATAGGAACATCATTATTGACTCAGACTCTCTACATCGTGACCCTAAATCTATGACTTCGTGACCCAAAATTTATTTTCTGGTTGGGAAAcaaaattgtaattaaaatataaGCTATAGAATAGAGAAAACTTTTCCGGCGTTTATCTCAAGATGGAAACTTGCATGGTCCAAAACCtcccttagagcaactgcagtggtacgacgataaccaaaaatcaaagaccaaaacgaacgaccaaatttgagtttagtctgtagtgTGACGCTAGGATAGGGAAGTATATTTAGTCGATTGGATGTATAATCTACGTTCGGCTGTAGAGCGTAGGTATAAAGTTCGTCCCGTTCAGGCGTTGATATATTTTACGCTGGTTATGAGGTGTTGGTAAAGATTACGCGGGTTGTGGGGCGTTCATAAAGTTTACGCCGAGAGATGGGGCATacatataatcaacgcctgatgGGGCGAATGGGTAAATAAACGCCTCATTCAAGCGTACTTATAATGTCCGCTCAGCTTTTGAATATGTTCGTGACATCTTGGATATGTTCGTGAATATGAGCTTTGGGCATGCCACGAATTCAACTGCCCtgtattaccaaaaaaaaaaatgcccTCACATggaaaacttaaataaaaaagGTAAACTTCTATTTAATCTCAGTCAACCTGTTGTATTTATGAACTTTAAGTGTATTTTAGGCCACTGCATGTGTTCTTTGACCATTGATTTAATTATTAAGAATTTTTAAGGGTCACGTTCAAAAAAATTCTAACATTTTAAAAATTCGAAAATGGTAGCTACAACTGTGGGGCGGAGGTAAAAGTCCCGCTCAACTTCAGGCGTAAACTATATGCACGCCGGGTTGGGGCGTTTACTATATCAACGCATGATTGAGGCGTTCGTATAATGTTCGTATGACTGGGGCGTTTACTATATCAACGCCTGCCATGGGGCGTAAACTTCAGCAACTCCCGGAGGGGCGTACATTTCAGCACCGCTCCATTGAGGCGTAGTTTATATACACGCCTGTTCGTGGGACGAAGATTATACATTCGCTTCATGTGAAGCGTAGTTTATATACACGCTCGGCGACAAACGaacattatacgttcgctcgactatatatagttttggtcttggtcccagaccaaatatagtctgtaATTTGGTTTTGATCCAGATTTTACTCTTTACTCCGTCCTGTTGTGTCTCGTCTCTGGACCATAGTTATAGGTTTGATcgtccactgtggttgctcttagagaTGTATGATAACAACTAATATTCACGCACTCTAATTGTTCCATAAGTCCAGAATATTCATTAGACTAGATGATAATCTTTGATGTCTTTCCAACCGTTCGATCAGTCCAAGACgtccctaaaaaataaaaaacaattaacTATTATATATTTAGCTTTAAGTAGACAAAAATCATTGACTTGCTTTCGATCACTCTGTTGGTCATTTACAAGcatgagaaaagttttttttttttttttttttctaaacccCTAATATAATCCTTGACTTTCATGGGACCCCAATTACCAAGTTGGGAGCATATCATGGATAGAGTGATAACGAACGATAGGGCTGTCATGTCAACAGATGAATAAGTTAAGCGTTATCGGATATCAAAAATCAGGTATAGATTCTGATAGGCTAAGCTATcagatatttatccgataatatccggttgTGACAAAACCACAAGAACTCCGTGTCTTCTGGCTGTCAGACAAAACCCCCAAATCAGACCATACCCAATCAATTCATCttcaaattcaaaccctaatttctgtctTATATTAATGTGTATCAAATTTGAATGTGAACCCATCCTTGTTCACAACCGAATTCCTAATTTTCATATCCATTTACATCTTGACCTAACAGAACCTCTAAATATTAATGTTGATGTTGACAGTGGGGAAGATTCGAACCCCGTTGAAATTGAAAAGTATTTCAGTCATgaacatctccatcaacaacaaacCCATCTTTTTAATTCTTAACGTCTTCATCTGAAACCCCTCAGCTTCATACCAAACAGTATCCACCTCCATTCACTGTTGCGCTGAAATCATATATCTTCCTCTCTCTATGTTATCTCGATTTCATACCATTGAAAATGGTTGTAACAATTTAATAATTTAACATCAGAGAGTGGAGTCTGTGGATAGGTGGGActgagataaaagataagaaaaaaaataagaaaaacgaaATGAGTTTTGCTTCTTAGCTTAGGTTACTCGACTATAATATGGTGATAGAAAATTACAAGTAAGTTGATAACATTCAATGAATGAATTCTACACTGTTACTGTGAATGATTTGAATCAAAGATTTGTATTATCAATCATCAACATTCCTTAACCTAATAGTTCATGAGTAATACCTTTGGTATAACAAAAGGCATGAGGAAACTTATCAAGAAACTCGCCATCATTGTAAGTTCTTAAAGTAACAACAGATTGACTTAACAATTTTTATATTCTGTTAATAAAAGAGACAAAGACATGTTTGAAATCTTCTTTGGATATAAAAGGAACAAGCCAACAGTATTTGGTATATTCATCCACTACATTTGCATAATACAAAATGCTAGATGTTGATGCTACATGACAAGGACCCCAAAGATCCATATGTAATAACTCTAGAAGTCTAGTAGCAAGTGAACTAGAAATCTGAAAGGGAAGTTTTTGACATCTACATAATTTGCATTCGGTAAAAAAGAATGGCTTAGTAGAGACATTGTACAATTTCAGTTTAGTACATAGTTTTTGTAGAGTCTGAAAAGAGGGGTGACCAAATCTTCTCTGAAGTATTGCATGATCAGTGATCGTGGATGTGAGAGCTTGATGAGTTGAGCATAAAGAAATGGGATAAAGTCCATTTTTATGTGTACCTTGGAAAAGAATCTTCCCAGAGTTGAGAGCCTTTACACAAAATCCAGTTGAATCAAGAGTTAATGAGCAATTATTATCAGCAATGAATTTATGTATAGAAAGCAGATTATGGGATGATTTAGGGACAATAAGAACATCATTTAGTAAGAAAGAATGATCATTAGCATTTCTACTAGAGTTATCTTTGTGTGTAATGCACATACCTTCACCATTGGCTGTTTGAATTACTTATGAGCCATCATAGAGTGTGATCTCCTGAAATTCATCTTTATTAGAGGCAATATGGTTATTTGCACCACTGTTAGCAATCCATTCTTCTGAAGTATCAAATGTGTCAGCAGCTGCTAACATAGCACTTAAGTTTGATGGTGGAGCTCTATCTAACATGATTTTGTCTTCTACCGCTATTGGAACCAGAATAACCTCTACCACCATTGGAACCAGAATAACTTCTTCCTCTGTAAGTGCCTCTATTGTTGTGATAATAACCACCTCTGAAAGATCTTCTATTAGCCATAAAAGCCTTTGCATCAGCTGTTTCTTTAGAAAGTTTGAGTCGTTCACTGACTACAGCTTCTTCACTAAGTAAGTTGTTATGTAATTCAATACAGCTAACTGGTGGATTAATGTGTCTCATAAATGTAGAAAATGGAATGTATCCTGAATTAAGTGCTTTTAGTGTAATAACAACAAGTTCCTTATCTGAGATAATTTCACCAGCTGCAGCTAATTGATCGGACAAAGACTTAAATTCATTAATGAGAGATGGAATAGATCCTTCACCATTAGAGAGAGTAATTTAGTGTGAAGCTGGATTGAGTGAGTTGAATCTCTTGCAAAGCGATCTTCAATGCTTTTCCATAGCTGATGTGAGGAAGTAGATCTAGAGAAGTAGGCGATGACAAACTCATGAAGTGAATCAAACAAGATTTAGGTTTTGATCAAGAACGATCAAGAAACAAATAAAGATCAATAGATATGATAATCTTGAATTGGAAATCAAGATTGAAAAATAATACAAATCTTCTCGGATTGACACTAAGAGAATGATCTGACAAGAGAAAAAAAGATCAGAGATCAGAAGAAACAGGATCGATCGGAGAGGAGAAACCCTAACCTACGCTATCTGATACCATGAAGACAATGTATCAATCACATAAATTCATACATGTTTCTTACAGAGAAGATAGAACTAACATTACAGAGACAACACACAATAAGTGTGTATTTATTAACTGACTAACGTACACCTGACCGACATATACACGTGAGACAACTAGCCCACGTGAAAAGAAAAATACAGCTCAAATGAGTTTAACCTGCACTTCAACATTCCTTATCTTGCACCACTATATGTGTGTGATTCTAGTTTCATCCTGCAGATATAGTTGGTGAAGTATAAAAGATGCTCGTGTTTGGAAACTGCAACCTTGCTTTGTATTATCAATCATCAGCACCAGTAACAAAAAAAGTATATGAAACCTGACGACAACCGTTACTGACTAGGAGTCAACTGAGTAGCAGAGACTTGATAAATATATGATGCAAATATGATCAACACCAACAATACGAGCCTTGAGAGCAGTGAATATCTCACATGACACACATAAgcaacaccaacaccaacaaaTATGATATAGATGCATATATGACTGCTAAATCTCAAAGTATTCAAGAAACCCATATTGTTGTCATAAGAAAAATCGAACATACACAACTGAACTGTTGGACAGAAATTGAATAATAAAGCCCTTGAATGCAGGAACTGTAGCAAAGCCTTTAGGGAGGACTCACCAAGCACCATAATGACAGACCAAAATCACCAAACCGAAGAAGTAACACAGTGTAAGGTTTGTCATCCACTAATCACTGTAACTTGGAAACACACGCACACACACACCATACAATCTTTACACAGAACAATGTATCAACTGCAAAATGTGTTAAGTCATCACCAGGAGCTGATGTTATAACGACGAAATCCAAGTAAGAATTGTGTACCAGCTGCACAAACTATCACTTGTAGCACATTTAACCCTTGCAAACAAAAAATTGCAGCAGAAATGTGAACTTCAAGCACTGCAACTCCATCTATCAACACATAAAAAGATATTTGGCAGCAACTGAAGCAACTTATGAAAGCACTTATTAAAGTACCCATATTATTTGCAATCAAAgaagtattgaaaccaacaaacaaAGATGTAGTCTTGTATTATTCAacaacatgaaaaataatagaaaatatGACTAAACCAAGCTACATTCAGAATTGAATGTAGACTCATCAAAGAAAACATCAATCTAACTTATATATCTCACCAATTTCAATTCTGAAACAACATCCTCAGTTCCATCATTACACACACAAACCAACTCACTCACATACCACTACTGTGAGGACTGTACCAAAGTAATATTGAGAGGATGTCTAACCGAAGAAAAATTAAGCACTCAATGGTGCATCAAAAAATCAACACACACACGTACCCCAACATTCTACTGGATTTAAGAAGAATCTTTCTCCACTATCCAATGGAAAAAAATTAAGATTATTCCTAACTAATTATTGTAGCAGAAATATGCATGCTCAGA
Coding sequences within:
- the LOC113273640 gene encoding PTI1-like tyrosine-protein kinase At3g15890 isoform X1, with translation MKWGCFCYCSPVDEDKEQPSVIKVSNSTKEHQWEVYSLKELLQATNNFHEDHKIGEGGFGSVYWGRTSKGDEIAVKRLKAVTMKAEMEFAVEVEILGRVRHKNLLGLRGFYVGGDERLIVYNFMPNHSLITHLHGHLAADVLLDWPRRMNIVLGSAEGLVYLHHEANPHIIHRDIKASNVLLDAKFEAKVADFGFAKLIPEGVSHVTTRVKGTLGYLAPEYAMWGKVSESCDVYSFGILLLEIISGKKPLEKLPGGIKRDIIQWVTPYVEKANYNDIVDPRLKGNFNKEELKNAVEIALRCTAKPEKRPSMIEVVDRLKNGIISTHKKEVMQVKDCLDVSEDQYTIEDYEDEEEDEDTDYERFQSRAKRNWDELKIRY
- the LOC113273640 gene encoding PTI1-like tyrosine-protein kinase At3g15890 isoform X2 produces the protein MKWGCFCYCSPVDEDKEQPSVIKVSNSTKEHQWEVYSLKELLQATNNFHEDHKIGEGGFGSVYWGRTSKGDEIAVKRLKAVTMKAEMEFAVEVEILGRVRHKNLLGLRGFYVGADVLLDWPRRMNIVLGSAEGLVYLHHEANPHIIHRDIKASNVLLDAKFEAKVADFGFAKLIPEGVSHVTTRVKGTLGYLAPEYAMWGKVSESCDVYSFGILLLEIISGKKPLEKLPGGIKRDIIQWVTPYVEKANYNDIVDPRLKGNFNKEELKNAVEIALRCTAKPEKRPSMIEVVDRLKNGIISTHKKEVMQVKDCLDVSEDQYTIEDYEDEEEDEDTDYERFQSRAKRNWDELKIRY